Within Terriglobia bacterium, the genomic segment AAGATCGAGGGCGGCCGGCAGATCGCCGACACCGCCAAACGGCTGGTGGAGATCGGTGTTCCGGTCATGGGTCACATCGGCCTGACGCCGCAATCCGTTCATCAGCTTGGCGGTTTCCGGCAACAGGGACGCGATTCCGAAGCGGCCGACCGGCTGGCAAAAGATGCCGAGACCCTGGAACGCGCCGGCGTCTTCGCCGTGGTGCTGGAATCCATTCCAGCGGATCTCGCCGGACGAATCACGGCGAGCGTGAAAATTCCAACGATCGGTATCGGCGCTGGATCACAATGCGATGGCCAGGTCCTCGTCAGCCATGATGCTCTCGGGCTTACCGATGCGCCTCCGCCCTTTGCAAAACAGTACGCGCAGCTCTCGGATCAGATCAGCTCAGCCGTGCGCGCATATATAGAGGATGTCCGTGCGGGCGGTCCACACCGTTAAAGAACTCCGAAACGCCCTGGAGGCTGCCACAAATATCGGTCTTGTGCCGACAATGGGCGCTTT encodes:
- the panB gene encoding 3-methyl-2-oxobutanoate hydroxymethyltransferase, with amino-acid sequence MKPVRVPDLRAMKERGEKIAVWTAYDFTMARLLDRAGIDVILVGDSLGMVVLGYDNTLPVTLEMMIHHTAAASRGAKRALIVADMPFLTYQLSLEDAMRNAGRLIQEGGAAAVKIEGGRQIADTAKRLVEIGVPVMGHIGLTPQSVHQLGGFRQQGRDSEAADRLAKDAETLERAGVFAVVLESIPADLAGRITASVKIPTIGIGAGSQCDGQVLVSHDALGLTDAPPPFAKQYAQLSDQISSAVRAYIEDVRAGGPHR